From Streptomyces sp. NBC_00690, a single genomic window includes:
- a CDS encoding allantoate amidohydrolase — translation MWKELAPIGRDRDSGGYRRYAWTGADADCRTWFQEQAHARGLHYETDRNGNQWAWLGDPAAGDAVVTGSHLDSVPDGGAFDGPLGVVSAFAALDELRGRGARFTRPLAITNFGDEEGARFGLACVGSRLTAGLLSREQAYELKDAAGTSLPQAMADAGYDPEAIGPDRERLDRIGAYVELHVEQGRALDLTGDAVGIASAIWPHGRWRFDFRGEANHAGTTRLVDRRDPMLTYAETVLAARRAAELAGAVATFGKVAVEPNGVNAIPSLVRGWLDSRAADQSALDTVLAEVERAAREHAERNGVDLAVVRESFTPVVEFEHALRDEINRLLGGATPVLGTGAGHDAGILSAAVPTAMLFVRNPTGVSHSPAERADEDDCTAGVLALADVLEGLACR, via the coding sequence ATGTGGAAGGAGCTCGCCCCCATCGGCCGCGACCGGGACAGCGGCGGCTACCGGCGCTACGCCTGGACCGGCGCCGACGCCGACTGCCGCACCTGGTTCCAGGAGCAGGCGCACGCCCGCGGACTCCACTACGAGACCGACCGCAACGGCAACCAGTGGGCCTGGCTCGGCGACCCCGCCGCAGGGGACGCCGTGGTCACCGGCTCCCATCTGGACTCCGTCCCCGACGGCGGCGCCTTCGACGGCCCCCTCGGCGTGGTCAGCGCCTTCGCCGCGCTCGATGAACTCCGCGGCAGGGGAGCACGGTTCACACGCCCACTAGCCATCACCAACTTCGGCGACGAGGAGGGCGCCCGCTTCGGTCTGGCGTGCGTCGGCTCCCGCCTCACCGCGGGCCTCCTCAGCCGCGAGCAGGCGTACGAGTTGAAGGACGCGGCCGGCACCAGCCTGCCGCAGGCCATGGCGGACGCCGGATACGACCCCGAGGCCATCGGCCCCGACCGGGAACGACTCGACCGCATCGGCGCGTACGTCGAACTCCACGTCGAACAGGGCCGGGCCCTCGACCTCACCGGGGACGCGGTCGGCATCGCCAGCGCGATCTGGCCGCACGGACGGTGGCGCTTCGACTTCCGCGGCGAAGCCAACCACGCCGGCACCACCCGACTCGTCGACCGCCGCGACCCCATGCTCACCTACGCGGAAACCGTCCTCGCCGCCCGTCGCGCGGCCGAGTTGGCGGGCGCGGTCGCCACCTTCGGCAAGGTCGCCGTCGAACCCAACGGCGTCAATGCGATCCCCTCCCTGGTCCGGGGCTGGCTCGACTCCCGGGCCGCCGACCAGTCGGCGCTGGACACGGTCCTCGCCGAGGTCGAGCGGGCCGCACGGGAGCACGCGGAACGCAACGGGGTGGACCTCGCCGTCGTCCGGGAGTCCTTCACCCCGGTCGTGGAGTTCGAGCACGCCCTGCGGGACGAGATCAACCGCCTGCTGGGCGGCGCGACCCCCGTTCTCGGTACGGGAGCGGGACACGACGCCGGAATCCTCTCCGCAGCCGTCCCGACCGCCATGCTGTTCGTACGCAACCCCACGGGCGTCTCCCACTCCCCGGCCGAACGCGCGGACGAGGACGACTGCACGGCCGGGGTCCTCGCACTCGCCGACGTACTGGAAGGTCTCGCGTGCCGCTGA
- the hutU gene encoding urocanate hydratase, which translates to MSAPSKPAGPPSGPRPVRAPRGTELSTLGWQQEAALRMLQNNLDPEVAEHPDQLVVYGGTGKAARDWRSFDAMVRTLQTLKQDETMLVQSGRPVGVMQTHEWAPRVLIANSNLVGDWANWEEFRRLEALGLTMYGQMTAGSWIYIGTQGILQGTYETFAAVAAKRFGGTLAGTITLTAGLGGMGGAQPLAVTMNDGVAICIDCDPRAIERRIEHRYLDTRADSLEHALQLATEARDARRPLSIGVLGNAAELLPQLLAMGAPIDIVTDQTSAHDPLAYLPLGVPFDEMASYAAEKPADFTLRARESMARHVEAMVGFQDAGAEVFDYGNSIRGEAQLAGYERAFAFPGFVPAYIRPLFTEGKGPFRWAALSGDPADIAKTDRAMLELFPENESLRRWITLAGERVHFQGLPARICWLGYGERDRAGERFNDMVASGELAAPLAIGRDHLDCGSVASPYRETEAMLDGSDAIADWPLLNAMVNVASGASWVSIHHGGGVGMGRSIHAGQVTVADGTALAGEKVRRVLTNDPGMGVIRHVDAGYDTAEAVADARGVRIPMREGE; encoded by the coding sequence GCCCCCTTCGGGTCCCCGCCCGGTCAGGGCTCCGCGCGGTACGGAACTGAGCACCCTGGGCTGGCAGCAGGAAGCCGCCCTCCGCATGCTCCAGAACAACCTCGACCCCGAAGTCGCGGAACACCCCGACCAGCTCGTCGTCTACGGCGGCACCGGCAAGGCGGCCCGCGACTGGCGCTCCTTCGACGCCATGGTTCGCACCCTGCAAACGCTCAAGCAGGACGAGACCATGCTCGTCCAGTCCGGCCGCCCGGTCGGTGTGATGCAGACCCACGAATGGGCCCCGCGCGTACTGATCGCCAACTCCAACCTGGTCGGCGACTGGGCGAACTGGGAGGAGTTCCGTCGCCTCGAAGCCCTCGGGCTGACCATGTACGGACAGATGACGGCCGGCTCCTGGATCTACATCGGCACCCAGGGCATCCTCCAGGGCACCTACGAGACCTTCGCCGCCGTCGCCGCCAAGCGCTTCGGCGGCACCCTGGCCGGCACCATCACCCTCACCGCCGGCCTCGGCGGCATGGGCGGGGCGCAACCGCTCGCCGTCACCATGAACGACGGTGTCGCGATCTGCATCGACTGCGACCCGCGCGCCATCGAGCGCCGCATCGAACACCGCTACCTCGACACCCGCGCCGACTCCCTGGAACACGCACTCCAGCTCGCCACCGAAGCACGGGACGCCCGCCGCCCGCTGTCCATCGGCGTCCTCGGCAACGCCGCCGAACTGCTGCCGCAGCTGCTCGCCATGGGCGCGCCCATCGACATCGTCACCGACCAGACCTCGGCCCACGACCCCCTGGCCTACCTCCCGCTGGGCGTCCCCTTCGACGAGATGGCGTCCTACGCGGCGGAGAAGCCCGCGGACTTCACCCTCAGGGCCCGGGAGTCGATGGCCCGCCATGTCGAAGCCATGGTCGGCTTCCAGGACGCGGGCGCCGAGGTCTTCGACTACGGAAACTCCATCCGTGGCGAAGCCCAACTCGCCGGCTATGAGCGGGCGTTCGCCTTCCCCGGCTTCGTGCCCGCCTACATTCGCCCGCTGTTCACCGAGGGCAAGGGCCCCTTCCGCTGGGCGGCGCTCTCCGGCGACCCCGCTGACATCGCCAAGACCGACCGCGCCATGCTCGAACTCTTCCCCGAGAACGAATCGCTGCGCCGCTGGATCACCCTCGCCGGAGAACGCGTCCACTTCCAGGGACTGCCCGCCCGCATCTGCTGGCTCGGCTACGGCGAACGCGACCGCGCCGGCGAGCGCTTCAACGACATGGTCGCCAGCGGAGAGTTGGCAGCACCGCTGGCCATCGGCCGCGACCACCTCGACTGCGGCTCGGTCGCCTCCCCTTACCGGGAGACCGAAGCCATGCTCGACGGCTCCGACGCCATCGCCGACTGGCCGCTCCTGAACGCCATGGTCAATGTGGCCTCCGGCGCCTCCTGGGTCTCCATCCACCACGGCGGAGGCGTCGGCATGGGCCGCTCCATCCACGCCGGTCAGGTCACGGTCGCCGATGGCACCGCACTCGCAGGCGAGAAGGTCCGCCGGGTGCTCACCAACGACCCCGGGATGGGCGTCATCCGTCATGTGGACGCCGGGTACGACACCGCCGAAGCGGTCGCCGACGCCCGGGGCGTCCGCATCCCGATGCGGGAGGGCGAGTGA